In one bacterium genomic region, the following are encoded:
- a CDS encoding DNA alkylation repair protein: protein MVVAQDFIDALSRVGDPVRAEHSLRFFKTGPGEYGEGDRFFGVTVPNTRKLVAQYKVLPLTEIQKLLVSEWHEARLGGCLILVAQFERGDLTRQQEIYNFYLKNARRINNWDLVDSSAPNIVGTWLVGTGNWSVLNQLAISENIWERRIAMLATFAFIRNGNSEPTYEIAEILLGDEHDLIHKAVGWMLREAGKRVSETELELWMQEDGRYKIMPRTMLRYAIERLPEVTRKSYLVGEK from the coding sequence ATGGTTGTAGCTCAAGATTTTATTGATGCACTGTCACGAGTGGGTGATCCGGTTCGCGCTGAGCATTCATTGCGGTTTTTTAAGACGGGACCCGGTGAATACGGCGAAGGGGATAGGTTTTTTGGAGTAACTGTGCCAAATACTCGTAAATTGGTCGCTCAGTATAAGGTGCTACCACTTACGGAAATACAAAAACTCTTAGTCAGCGAGTGGCATGAGGCACGATTGGGTGGATGTTTAATTTTGGTGGCTCAGTTTGAGCGGGGTGATTTGACTCGCCAACAGGAGATTTATAATTTTTATTTAAAGAATGCTCGGCGAATAAATAACTGGGATTTGGTGGATAGTTCGGCGCCAAATATTGTTGGGACTTGGTTAGTCGGTACTGGTAATTGGAGCGTATTAAATCAGCTTGCGATTTCTGAAAATATTTGGGAGCGTCGCATTGCAATGCTGGCAACATTTGCTTTTATTCGCAATGGAAATTCGGAACCAACTTATGAGATTGCTGAGATTTTATTAGGTGATGAGCATGATTTGATACATAAGGCAGTTGGCTGGATGTTGCGTGAAGCTGGGAAGCGAGTGAGCGAGACAGAGCTAGAGCTATGGATGCAGGAGGATGGTAGATATAAGATTATGCCTCGGACGATGTTGCGTTATGCAATAGAGCGCCTGCCGGAAGTTACGCGAAAAAGCTATTTAGTAGGTGAAAAGTAA
- a CDS encoding replication-associated recombination protein A, with product MEFRPLADRLRPQNLKEMVGQEAVISKGSFIRQLIESGQVSSLIFWGPPGCGKTTLARILARSGNYHFVEISAVTATKADVMHVIEDAKAMQRLGTQTILFVDEIHRFNKAQQDAFLPHIENGTITFIGATTENPSFEVIAPLLSRSRVVVLEAIPKTELIKLLRRALKNYPTTKVDKSALDLLAELAAGDARSALGGLESAIQVSPAHITPETVKQAMQTLVLSYDKTGEYHYNLISAFIKSIRGSHVDAALFYLFRMLEAGEDPKFIARRLIILASEDIGMAAPAALNLAVSCFQAIERIGLPEGEYALAHTTITLAKSPKSRSVADAMSRAKKAVQNNPTAQVPLGLRNAPTKLMKELGYGKSYQWKADFQAPNGFLPDELADERFYFDE from the coding sequence ATTGAGTTTCGCCCCTTGGCCGATCGACTTCGCCCCCAAAATCTGAAAGAGATGGTTGGCCAAGAAGCTGTCATTAGTAAGGGTAGTTTTATACGCCAACTTATAGAGTCCGGTCAGGTATCTTCACTCATCTTTTGGGGACCTCCCGGCTGTGGTAAAACTACCCTAGCTCGCATTCTGGCTCGGTCTGGCAATTACCATTTTGTCGAAATCTCCGCCGTTACCGCCACAAAGGCCGATGTTATGCATGTTATTGAAGACGCCAAGGCCATGCAACGGCTAGGCACGCAAACCATCCTTTTTGTTGATGAAATTCATCGTTTTAACAAAGCCCAGCAAGATGCTTTCTTACCCCATATCGAAAATGGAACCATTACTTTTATAGGGGCCACTACCGAGAATCCTAGTTTTGAGGTAATTGCGCCGTTATTATCGCGGAGCCGAGTTGTTGTCTTGGAGGCAATCCCCAAAACTGAACTTATCAAACTACTTCGACGAGCCTTAAAAAACTATCCAACCACCAAAGTTGATAAGTCAGCGCTTGATCTTTTAGCTGAGCTAGCAGCTGGAGATGCGCGGTCGGCACTTGGTGGGCTGGAGAGTGCCATCCAAGTCTCGCCAGCCCACATCACCCCCGAAACAGTTAAGCAAGCCATGCAAACACTTGTCCTCAGCTATGATAAAACCGGCGAATACCACTACAATCTTATCTCGGCCTTTATAAAATCTATCCGCGGCAGCCATGTAGATGCTGCACTTTTTTACTTGTTTCGTATGCTTGAAGCCGGTGAAGACCCTAAGTTTATCGCGCGTCGCCTAATCATTCTTGCTTCAGAAGATATTGGTATGGCTGCTCCGGCTGCGCTCAATCTGGCTGTTAGTTGCTTTCAGGCTATAGAACGGATTGGCTTGCCAGAGGGTGAGTACGCGCTGGCCCACACCACTATTACCTTAGCTAAATCACCAAAAAGTCGCTCAGTGGCAGATGCTATGAGCCGAGCTAAAAAAGCCGTCCAGAATAATCCAACCGCCCAAGTACCGCTTGGTCTACGTAACGCCCCCACCAAACTAATGAAAGAGCTCGGCTATGGCAAAAGCTATCAGTGGAAGGCTGACTTTCAGGCGCCAAACGGCTTTTTACCAGACGAACTAGCCGATGAACGCTTTTATTTCGATGAATAA
- a CDS encoding LCP family protein, translating to MQKQPPPDFIYDPISDKRHNLKKVVGRKKEPMSRWKKVLLVLGCIFTVILVIFGLFAFKNIAKIAPNFFKFESKLKGEDEGRVNILLLGTGDPGHDGEGLADTNILLSVNTREKKLAMISIPRDTRVKVKGHGYQKINTANSYGDIPLATQTVEDFLDVPVHYYVRANFTGLKQAVDAVGGIEIDNQYLLHDPEYPCDKNQWKSCGFKLQPGRQKVDGATALKYARCRKGTCGDDFGRATRQQEVITAIRTKAMSTETILNPAKLTALIQTAGDNVKTDMSVQGMLRLNDLTKDIADDQIINAVFSFEPNGFLEPDPAGSSDLLPVDSTLASIQTFAQDIFRLGPIWKENATIVIQNGTSTAGLGGKLETKLNKEKLPFTITQVTNALKRDHATTQIIDYTGGAKNNTKSYLEGVLKVTATTPEKEVKNPAQDFVIIIGSDYGNYLPAPTPSTSPSSSSNRRNN from the coding sequence ATGCAAAAGCAACCACCGCCAGATTTTATCTACGACCCCATCAGCGACAAACGCCACAATTTGAAAAAAGTTGTAGGACGCAAAAAAGAGCCCATGTCGCGATGGAAAAAAGTCCTACTCGTATTGGGCTGTATTTTTACTGTTATATTAGTAATTTTTGGCTTATTTGCATTTAAGAATATTGCTAAAATCGCCCCAAATTTCTTTAAATTTGAATCTAAGCTCAAGGGTGAAGACGAGGGTCGAGTCAATATCCTCCTACTTGGCACCGGCGACCCCGGCCACGATGGCGAGGGGCTAGCGGACACCAATATTTTACTGAGTGTCAATACGCGTGAAAAAAAGCTCGCGATGATCTCCATACCGCGTGATACTCGAGTAAAAGTTAAGGGCCATGGTTATCAAAAAATTAATACTGCCAACTCCTACGGCGATATTCCACTCGCTACTCAAACTGTTGAAGATTTTCTAGATGTGCCCGTGCATTACTATGTTCGCGCCAACTTTACTGGCCTCAAACAAGCTGTTGATGCTGTTGGTGGAATTGAAATAGACAATCAATACCTATTGCATGACCCCGAATATCCCTGCGATAAAAACCAATGGAAAAGCTGTGGCTTTAAGCTTCAGCCTGGTCGGCAAAAGGTTGATGGCGCAACCGCCCTCAAATACGCTCGTTGTCGCAAAGGTACTTGTGGTGATGATTTTGGCCGAGCCACCAGGCAGCAAGAGGTAATCACCGCCATCCGCACTAAAGCCATGAGTACTGAGACCATCTTAAATCCTGCAAAACTCACCGCTCTCATTCAAACCGCTGGTGATAATGTTAAAACTGATATGTCGGTTCAAGGTATGTTACGCCTCAATGACCTCACTAAAGATATTGCCGATGATCAAATTATTAATGCTGTATTCTCGTTTGAGCCAAATGGATTTCTGGAGCCAGACCCAGCCGGATCGAGTGATCTTTTACCGGTCGACTCAACCCTTGCTTCTATCCAAACTTTCGCACAAGATATTTTCCGGCTCGGTCCCATCTGGAAAGAAAATGCTACCATCGTTATTCAAAATGGCACATCAACGGCAGGCCTCGGTGGAAAACTTGAAACCAAGCTCAATAAAGAAAAGCTACCATTTACCATCACCCAAGTAACCAATGCTCTTAAGCGCGATCACGCCACCACGCAAATTATCGACTACACTGGTGGCGCGAAGAATAATACTAAATCATATCTAGAAGGAGTCCTTAAAGTCACCGCCACAACCCCCGAAAAAGAGGTCAAGAACCCAGCTCAAGATTTTGTTATCATCATCGGATCCGACTACGGTAATTACCTTCCAGCCCCAACTCCATCTACCTCACCAAGTAGCTCAAGCAATCGGCGCAATAACTAG
- a CDS encoding GNAT family N-acetyltransferase, with protein MAFGCQMSVSLDDGRTVELKPFTREDVSDAVGGMQRYSNLKWLSTNHAQTIESEQAWYDHIASSTDEVIFGVHIDNQLIGSFGLHRIADRRGTAGAVMFSRDHQEMGIGTAVTRAGLYYAVQVLDMVAIDSAVLSMNVRSLSMQESAGFVVTGRKLRCHIVDGRPCDELIMVWINPNRHTWQYIWRNTSEGKQFVEARKRAWSVLSWAEEHVTLL; from the coding sequence ATGGCATTTGGTTGTCAGATGAGTGTCAGTCTTGACGATGGCCGTACGGTTGAGCTGAAGCCCTTTACGCGCGAAGATGTGTCTGATGCGGTAGGTGGCATGCAGCGCTATTCGAATTTGAAGTGGCTCTCAACTAACCATGCCCAGACCATCGAATCCGAACAGGCTTGGTATGATCATATCGCCAGCTCGACCGATGAAGTCATCTTTGGTGTGCATATCGATAACCAGTTGATTGGAAGTTTTGGCTTGCATCGCATTGCTGATCGGCGAGGAACGGCTGGTGCCGTGATGTTCTCGCGTGATCATCAGGAAATGGGTATTGGCACGGCGGTGACACGAGCTGGTCTCTACTACGCTGTGCAGGTGCTTGATATGGTTGCGATTGACTCGGCTGTTCTGTCGATGAATGTGCGGTCCTTGAGTATGCAGGAGTCGGCTGGTTTTGTGGTGACGGGACGCAAGTTGCGTTGTCACATTGTCGATGGTCGTCCCTGTGATGAGCTCATCATGGTTTGGATTAACCCGAATCGACACACTTGGCAGTACATCTGGAGGAATACTAGTGAAGGCAAGCAGTTTGTCGAGGCACGTAAGCGAGCCTGGAGTGTCCTGAGTTGGGCTGAAGAGCACGTTACACTTCTCTAA
- the murE gene encoding UDP-N-acetylmuramyl-tripeptide synthetase, whose product MIHQFKKLIPQSAINSFHYFEAIASSFAYRQPSRHMVVIGVVGSKGKTTLANLLWAALSGDGSKVGLVGTANIRIGHAERLNPYHMTMPGRHRLQKVLAEMQQAGCQYAVMEVPSEGQAQWRHVGIHFDMLIFTNVTRELMASHNYSLEILHEHNKRVFASLSQKPKTVQGRLQPKILIANSDAEHFTQYFDHIADIKRSYSVTKKSDYRATRIESDATGSNFVINKHSYRIPIAGSINVSNAAGAIASALELGKSPQVIARGLQNLTVIPGRMERIEAGQNFHVIVDYAHEETGMQALMESAKDMVQKNCKVITLLGAEGGGRDKLKRPIMGRIAMSDSDFVVLSNVDPYRDNPEKIIADIASGVEESGGKLNKTYWQISDRRAGIAHALSLAGPGDLVLITGKGAEQSIVIDGKKSSWDDRRVVREELKKLLKKATKRNQS is encoded by the coding sequence ATGATTCATCAATTTAAAAAACTAATTCCCCAAAGTGCCATTAATAGTTTTCACTACTTCGAAGCGATTGCTTCTAGCTTTGCCTATCGACAGCCCAGCCGCCACATGGTTGTAATTGGTGTGGTTGGCTCAAAAGGCAAGACTACACTTGCCAACCTACTGTGGGCGGCTCTATCTGGAGATGGTTCAAAAGTCGGCTTAGTTGGCACCGCCAATATTCGTATTGGTCATGCCGAGCGCCTTAACCCCTATCACATGACCATGCCAGGTCGCCACCGTCTACAAAAAGTGCTCGCAGAAATGCAACAAGCTGGCTGTCAATATGCCGTCATGGAAGTGCCGTCTGAAGGACAGGCGCAGTGGCGACACGTTGGCATTCATTTTGACATGTTGATTTTTACCAATGTCACCCGCGAGCTTATGGCCAGCCATAACTATTCATTAGAAATCCTCCACGAACACAATAAGCGTGTATTTGCTAGTCTTTCGCAAAAACCTAAAACCGTCCAAGGCCGACTACAGCCAAAGATTTTGATTGCTAACTCTGATGCTGAACATTTCACACAATACTTTGACCACATCGCCGACATCAAGCGTAGCTATTCGGTAACCAAAAAAAGTGACTATCGCGCAACACGCATTGAAAGCGATGCGACAGGCTCTAACTTTGTTATTAATAAACACTCTTATCGAATTCCCATAGCTGGATCAATTAATGTTAGTAATGCCGCCGGTGCCATTGCCTCTGCACTTGAACTGGGTAAATCTCCCCAAGTTATTGCCCGTGGCTTACAAAATCTCACAGTCATACCGGGGCGCATGGAGCGGATTGAAGCTGGGCAGAATTTTCATGTCATAGTGGATTATGCGCACGAGGAAACCGGCATGCAGGCCCTCATGGAAAGTGCTAAAGATATGGTGCAGAAAAACTGTAAAGTCATCACCCTGCTGGGGGCAGAAGGTGGTGGCAGGGATAAGTTAAAACGACCGATTATGGGGAGAATTGCCATGTCGGACAGCGACTTTGTTGTCTTGTCTAATGTCGATCCCTATCGTGATAATCCTGAAAAAATCATCGCCGATATCGCCAGCGGGGTTGAAGAATCCGGTGGCAAGCTAAATAAAACATACTGGCAAATCTCCGATCGACGAGCCGGTATTGCACATGCCCTATCTTTAGCTGGACCTGGCGATCTAGTTTTGATTACCGGAAAAGGCGCCGAACAATCAATTGTTATAGATGGTAAAAAATCTAGCTGGGATGACCGTCGGGTGGTTCGCGAAGAATTAAAAAAACTCTTAAAGAAAGCTACAAAACGTAACCAAAGCTAG
- a CDS encoding arginase family protein yields MMRKLNIICAGTSEGSVNYGCEAAPEVILQSGLETMLNRANWELKVSHVPAVDEDAHYHDIALRNATTLIPWLRELYRQIGTTTSYDERVLVLGGDHSVGASSLLATKHRYPDAVCIYIDAHPDAHTTETTQTNNLHGLPLRIATGQTLTKEFAGPYYKPQEVFLVGIKDIDLAEAQWLKEHNIAHRTMDDNIEQGIGTIMREVIKWVGDRPVHISFDIDSIDAVFAPGTGIQNMGGFTYREAEYIARKLSTLEPVAIDMVEVNPLRDIDGKTVLLAQELSMKLLGEEWSAYHNYLHSSVQ; encoded by the coding sequence ATGATGAGGAAATTAAATATTATCTGTGCCGGAACTTCTGAGGGAAGTGTGAATTATGGTTGTGAGGCTGCGCCAGAAGTAATCTTGCAATCTGGCCTGGAAACGATGCTCAATCGTGCAAATTGGGAGCTTAAAGTGTCTCATGTACCAGCAGTGGATGAAGACGCTCACTATCATGATATAGCGCTCCGTAATGCCACTACGCTAATTCCTTGGTTGCGGGAATTATACCGTCAAATAGGCACTACTACTTCTTATGATGAGCGCGTATTGGTGCTAGGGGGTGATCATTCGGTTGGGGCTTCTAGTTTACTTGCCACCAAACATAGATATCCGGATGCAGTCTGTATCTATATCGATGCACACCCCGACGCACACACCACCGAGACCACTCAAACTAATAATCTACATGGTTTACCACTAAGAATTGCAACCGGCCAGACCCTTACAAAGGAGTTTGCCGGCCCATATTACAAGCCCCAAGAAGTTTTTTTAGTGGGCATCAAAGATATTGATTTGGCTGAAGCTCAGTGGCTCAAGGAACACAATATTGCACACCGAACTATGGATGATAATATTGAACAAGGAATTGGTACAATAATGAGAGAAGTAATCAAGTGGGTAGGTGACCGACCAGTACATATTAGTTTTGATATTGATTCAATAGATGCGGTGTTTGCTCCTGGTACGGGTATTCAGAATATGGGTGGTTTTACATATCGAGAGGCAGAGTATATTGCTAGAAAACTAAGTACATTGGAGCCAGTTGCAATTGACATGGTGGAGGTAAACCCATTGCGCGATATAGATGGTAAGACGGTACTGCTAGCACAAGAGTTGAGCATGAAGCTATTAGGGGAAGAGTGGAGTGCTTATCATAATTATTTACATTCTAGCGTGCAGTAA
- a CDS encoding alpha/beta hydrolase has product MATVTLDTPPIALIIHGWNDDPARGWLGWLNAQLTERGYDVRSPHLQIGERPLLKRWNNQIGPLANELSQQSIVVAHSLGCFLTLRMLEAISLDDPVDKVILVSGFYDAPNDTASKFFAPEPDWIHIKEQARKFICIYSNDDTIVTPDRTRRLSHKLDAELMMLADKGHFLGSRGLKTLPEILEFIEE; this is encoded by the coding sequence GTGGCGACAGTAACACTAGATACACCACCAATTGCGTTAATTATTCATGGCTGGAATGATGATCCAGCTAGAGGGTGGCTTGGTTGGCTAAATGCCCAATTGACGGAGCGGGGCTATGATGTTCGCTCACCACATCTGCAGATAGGCGAAAGGCCACTCCTCAAGCGCTGGAATAATCAGATTGGGCCTCTTGCTAACGAATTGAGCCAGCAGAGCATAGTGGTGGCTCACTCGCTGGGCTGTTTTTTAACTTTGCGCATGCTTGAAGCGATTAGTTTGGATGACCCAGTTGATAAGGTGATCTTAGTGAGTGGTTTTTATGATGCCCCGAATGATACGGCGTCAAAATTTTTTGCTCCGGAGCCAGACTGGATACACATAAAAGAACAGGCTCGAAAATTTATTTGTATCTATTCTAATGATGATACTATTGTTACTCCTGATCGAACGCGACGGCTATCGCATAAGCTAGATGCAGAGCTCATGATGCTTGCTGATAAAGGGCATTTTTTAGGCAGTCGAGGCCTGAAGACTTTGCCAGAAATATTAGAGTTTATAGAAGAGTAA
- a CDS encoding DNA primase: MNDVEEVKQRLDIVEVVAGYVELKKAGKDYRGISPFRSEKTPSFFVSPDKQIWHDFGANEGGDVISFVMRAEGLSFPEALEMLAARAGVELKPRSQGMGSEKKGRLFAVVELATRYYHYQLSRSDLALVYLKETRALKPATIKAFRLGYAPSGWTSFTEYATKQGFSLDELVKAGLSAKSSRSRGGYDVFRDRVMFPVFDAQARPVGFSGRILEADQKTAKYVNTSDTPIYHKSRVLYGLAQAKEAIRDQDTVIVVEGNVDVVILWQFGQKNVVAASGTALTIDQVKALGRLASTIKLCFDQDKAGLQATLRAIELGQEAGVRIEVISIEGAKDPDELLVKSPEKWKKYVDNSQYAIDYLFDYAVKTIGIDAGPAKKSTTKFLIPVLRKIHDRIELEHYITRLSQLVQVDNGVIKQLVEQEKSPKSANTKVAQEPEITAKKTTTKRLTRGARLEEMFLELLIAYPATRMALEDLELDDISHDNKKLFEYLAKHPRVGESGIAKALPDVGDRVKMLGLRGSHEYSEMTEHERGLEAFTQVHNLLKHTYVQKKQQLQREIAQAEAQGDVEVAAKKLHQYQSIMKQMSEL; encoded by the coding sequence ATGAATGATGTTGAGGAAGTCAAGCAACGGCTGGATATTGTAGAAGTAGTCGCAGGATATGTTGAGCTAAAAAAAGCTGGCAAGGATTATCGTGGTATTTCGCCTTTTCGTTCCGAGAAAACACCCAGCTTTTTTGTAAGCCCAGATAAGCAGATTTGGCATGATTTTGGGGCTAATGAGGGTGGAGATGTGATTAGTTTTGTTATGAGGGCAGAAGGATTGAGTTTTCCTGAGGCCTTGGAGATGTTGGCAGCTCGTGCGGGTGTGGAACTTAAGCCTCGTAGTCAGGGCATGGGTAGCGAAAAGAAGGGCCGTCTTTTTGCGGTAGTGGAGCTAGCTACAAGGTACTACCATTATCAACTTTCGCGATCTGATTTAGCATTGGTATATTTAAAAGAAACACGAGCTTTAAAGCCAGCAACCATTAAGGCTTTTCGATTGGGCTATGCGCCATCAGGCTGGACCAGCTTTACGGAATATGCCACCAAGCAGGGATTTAGTTTAGATGAGCTAGTTAAGGCTGGATTGAGCGCTAAGAGTAGTCGTTCGCGTGGTGGTTACGATGTTTTTCGTGATCGAGTGATGTTTCCAGTTTTTGATGCACAGGCCCGTCCAGTCGGTTTCTCGGGCAGAATACTGGAGGCTGACCAGAAAACGGCAAAATATGTTAATACTTCAGACACGCCAATTTATCATAAATCAAGGGTGTTATACGGCTTAGCTCAGGCGAAAGAGGCAATTCGTGATCAAGATACGGTGATAGTGGTTGAAGGTAATGTAGATGTGGTAATCTTGTGGCAGTTTGGTCAAAAAAATGTGGTTGCAGCTAGTGGGACGGCTCTTACTATCGATCAGGTTAAAGCTCTGGGGCGACTGGCTTCCACCATCAAGCTATGTTTTGATCAGGATAAGGCAGGTTTACAGGCAACGTTGCGAGCTATTGAGTTAGGGCAGGAAGCTGGTGTGCGGATTGAAGTTATATCGATTGAGGGGGCTAAAGACCCCGATGAGCTTTTAGTAAAAAGTCCAGAAAAATGGAAAAAATATGTTGATAATTCGCAGTATGCAATTGATTACTTGTTTGATTATGCGGTCAAAACAATAGGTATTGATGCTGGTCCTGCAAAGAAATCTACTACAAAGTTTCTGATTCCAGTTTTGCGTAAAATTCATGATCGCATTGAATTAGAGCATTACATAACTCGGCTCAGCCAATTAGTGCAGGTTGATAATGGCGTTATAAAACAGTTAGTTGAGCAAGAAAAATCTCCAAAAAGTGCGAACACAAAAGTAGCACAAGAGCCTGAAATTACTGCTAAAAAAACTACCACGAAACGCCTTACACGAGGTGCCCGTCTCGAAGAAATGTTTCTGGAGCTACTTATTGCATACCCTGCTACGCGAATGGCGTTAGAAGACTTAGAGTTAGATGATATCTCACATGATAATAAAAAGCTTTTTGAATATTTAGCAAAACATCCACGAGTGGGGGAATCTGGCATCGCTAAAGCCTTGCCAGATGTAGGGGATCGTGTTAAAATGCTGGGGTTACGGGGTAGCCATGAATACTCGGAAATGACCGAGCACGAGAGAGGGCTCGAAGCCTTTACCCAAGTCCATAATTTACTAAAACATACCTATGTACAAAAAAAACAACAACTCCAGCGTGAGATTGCCCAAGCTGAAGCTCAGGGTGATGTGGAGGTCGCTGCAAAAAAATTACACCAATACCAGTCTATTATGAAGCAAATGAGCGAACTATAG
- the rpoD gene encoding RNA polymerase sigma factor RpoD has protein sequence MPRKAKNLTPPPTPEIPDELKPIVDRLLMKGREQGFVTQQEIMAAVPSAEEQVELLDDLYSALIDQGVEVVDQKDKLIWQTEPEEDVENATSEEYIKDIADDSVRLYLREIGKIPLITAEEEVALAKRIEQGDKSAKDALAEANMRLVVSIAKKYIGRGLDLLDLIQEGNTGLLRAVEKFDYTKGFKFSTYATWWIRQAITRAIADQARVIRIPVHMVETINKLIRTQRRLTSELGREPSPEELAKEMEMDVEKVLHIQKISQDTTSLDATVGEDDDSTLSEFIEDHDSVSPVDAATYELLKEHIDETLDLLTPREQKILRMRFGLEDGRSHTLEEVGQEFGVTRERIRQIEAKALAKLRKNKDSKKLKDYIQ, from the coding sequence ATGCCGCGTAAGGCAAAGAACCTAACACCACCACCAACCCCAGAAATACCAGATGAACTCAAGCCTATTGTTGATCGACTTTTAATGAAGGGTCGGGAGCAAGGGTTTGTTACGCAGCAGGAAATTATGGCTGCTGTTCCATCCGCTGAGGAGCAAGTTGAGTTATTGGATGATCTTTATTCAGCCTTGATCGATCAAGGGGTTGAGGTGGTTGATCAAAAAGATAAGCTTATTTGGCAAACTGAGCCAGAGGAAGATGTTGAAAACGCCACCAGCGAAGAATACATTAAAGACATTGCTGATGATTCTGTGCGGCTTTACTTGCGCGAGATTGGTAAGATTCCACTTATTACCGCTGAAGAAGAAGTGGCTCTAGCAAAACGTATTGAGCAGGGTGATAAATCGGCTAAGGATGCCCTAGCTGAGGCAAATATGCGCTTGGTGGTATCGATTGCTAAAAAGTATATTGGGCGTGGACTCGATCTCTTGGATCTTATCCAGGAGGGTAATACGGGTCTTTTGCGAGCTGTCGAAAAATTTGATTACACCAAAGGCTTTAAGTTTTCGACCTATGCCACGTGGTGGATTAGACAAGCTATTACTCGAGCAATAGCGGATCAGGCTAGAGTAATTCGTATTCCAGTTCATATGGTGGAGACGATTAATAAGCTTATTCGTACGCAACGTCGACTTACTTCTGAACTGGGACGTGAGCCAAGCCCGGAGGAGTTAGCAAAAGAAATGGAGATGGATGTCGAGAAGGTTTTGCATATCCAAAAGATTAGTCAGGATACTACATCTCTAGATGCTACAGTTGGTGAGGATGATGACTCGACTCTTTCTGAGTTTATTGAAGACCATGACTCGGTTAGTCCAGTTGATGCCGCGACTTATGAGCTTTTGAAGGAGCATATTGATGAGACTCTAGACCTCTTAACGCCTCGCGAGCAGAAGATTTTACGGATGCGGTTTGGCTTAGAGGATGGGCGTTCGCATACGCTAGAGGAAGTGGGTCAGGAATTTGGCGTGACACGGGAGCGTATCCGCCAGATTGAAGCTAAGGCGCTGGCAAAATTGCGCAAGAATAAAGACTCGAAAAAACTTAAAGACTACATTCAATAA